In Bacteroidota bacterium, the sequence CACTTTCTCCTGAGTCGCGTAATTCTTTTAAAGAATCGATACCAATTTGTAAATGTTTTGCTACAAATTCACCAGTTACTTTTTTGTCGCTATTACTTGTTTTTACGCCTTCGGGGGTCATGGGGTTGTCGCTAACTAGTAGCAGTGCACCGTGTGGTATTCCATTGGCAAAACCTACAATAAATATAGTAGCAGTTTCCATATCAATGCCCATGGCTTTAATGTCGTGTAAATAGTCTTTGAATTTTTTGTCGTGCTCCCATACCCTGCGGTTGGTGGTATAAACAGTGCCTGTCCAATAATCGCATTTGTGTTTTACAATATTAACCGATACTGCTTTTTGCAAACGGAAGGAAGGCAATGCAGGAATTTCGGGGGGTAAATAATCGTTGCTAGTTCCCTCGCCTCTGATTGCGGCAATGGGCAATATAAAATCGCCCAATTTTGTTTTTTTAAGGCCGCCACATTTGCCCAAAAACAATACGGCTTGTGGCATTATTGCCGAAAGTAAATCCATTACAGTAGCGGCCATGGCACTTCCCATCCCAAAATTGATGATGGTGATATTATCATGGGTGCAGGTTTGCATCGGCTTGTCTTTTCCGATAATTTCTGTTTTATATTTTTTGGAAAATAGTTCTATATAATTACTGAAATTGGTGAGCAATATATATTCACCAAACTGATCGAGTGGTGTGCCTGTGTAACGAGGCAACCAGTCTTTTACGATATTTTCTTTGTTGTTCATGTTTGAGTTAGTTCTATACGAGACGAGTTTGCTTCACTCATCCTGATATGCATCGGGATTGGTTCGAAATGGCGGTTATTGAGTCTCCTTATATAATAAAAAAACCCTGCCTTTGTGGGGCAGGGTTATATTTTTTATTATATAAATTTCTTATTGCACAATTACTTTTTGTGTACTTAAGAAGTTATCTCCATTAAAATTGATAAAGTAAACACCAGCTGGCATGCCAGTGGCATCAAACATAAATGAGTTGAAACCAAGGGTAAAATCACCTCTTGAGAATGTTCTCATAGTTTTTCCTAAAGCATCAATAATAGAAACTTGAATATTGTGGTCTTCATTTAAGCCAAAATTAACTTTAGTCAATCCATTGGTTGGGTTTGGGATAACTTGGATATTTTGAACAGCATTAGGTTGTTGGTCTATTCCCAAGAAAGTGGTTGAAGTGTACCCAGCTTGCCAAACTTCTTTGGTACTAATGTCTTGCACCCAAAGAACGACCTCTAAATCACTGAATTCTTCAACTGAGTGATTTTTCTTAATATCTATTGGAGCCGCTCCACTAGCTGCCAAAGTATATATACCAGGGAAGGTGAATTTTAAGTTTTTAGTAGTCGTAACGTCTTTAGTCAAGCCACTAAGCAAAGTGCCATTAGCATTTGGAATCATTTTCTTCATCACATGATAGAACTCGGTTTCACCGTTGCTTTTAATATTCTTGGTTGTCATTTTTTCGCAAATAGCAGCAAATAAATATAATGAACTAGAAGTGACACCAGTCAATGGTTTAATATCAGCCTTAATACTGATGGTATTAAAGTTAAATGAACTAGTTGCACCAATTGTCATGAAAGCTGGTTTAGCTTGAGCATTATCAAAAAGACTAGAGGTATAGTTGTTTGCGTTGCCATCCCAACCACCGTCTAATTCCATGCGGGGGATAGAGGTAATACCATAATATGAAAGGCGGGTTCCACACTCAGAAGTATAATATGGATCACCACTACCAGGGAAATTCATTTGGTACTTTACTGTAACAAATTGATTAGCGTCTTTGGCCGCAGTGATAGCATCATAATTCTTATTTCCTGGAGCACAGGGCCCGCAAGTAGATGAAGTAAATACTTCATTTAAAATCACTCGATCGGCAAAATTGTCAACAACAGTAACAGTGAACGTAGCTTCATCATTGGTAGTTTTACCATCGTTCGACCCATTGATATTGGAGGCCCATACTTTTATTTGATAAGTTCCAGTTGCAGTAGGAGTCCATTTAGTAGCATGAGCTAAAGTTTGAGTGGCAAGCGGATCAATAGAAACGCTACTTGCAGCGGCAGTTACAGCACTACCTCCGTCAATAGAGTAGTTAAGGTCAGAAGCGGTAGCCTTGGCAGAACCCAAGTTCCTGAAATCGGCAGCAATAGTAAATGGAGCTTTATTTAAAATAAGATAAGGGGTTGAATTAATTTTTGTACAAGTTAAATCATTTGAAGGTTGTGTGCCTTGGGAGAAAGTATAATAGCTATTATCACCAGCGGTAAAATCGTTTTTTGTGATTTGTAATGCAGCTAAATTTGGTGAGCTTGTAACAGAAGTAGCTGTTGAGCCATCGATTTGTATTCCTGCACTTAACTTCACATTGTTAGTACAAAGTAGGCCAGCAGTGGTAACGCACAAAGTCTTCATATCAACAATATGAATATCATTTGAATTTTCTTCTAATACAATAGCCCAATATGTCCAACCAGCATTGATATTAGCTTCTCCGAAAAAGTTGAACCAAATCCAAAATTGGCGATTAGGTGAATTTCCATAGGTCTTGGTCATAATAGCACTTTTGTAGGCACCATTTGCTTGGGGTTTGATACCTAAAATGTTAACAGAATTGTTGGGTATGTTTGCATTAGGTAAGCTTAAGTTAGAATAAGAACTTGGCATCATGCTGGGAGTACCTGCATCAAAAGCAACTGATCCAAAATTACCAGCCGTAAATTTAGTTACGCTGTTGCCGTTGAATTTAAATGCGAAAGGCAAGGCAGTTTCTGTAGTATAAGCAAGGGATGAACCTGTTCCACCGCTCCACAATGTTGTCCAACCTACATTTTGAGCGGCAGGATATGGATTTTCACCGTCAGCATTAAGGCCACCAGGATTTTTTCCAGCATTAGCATTTGGGATGTAGTAGTACTGAGCTACAGCAGCTTGTAATATTAAAGCTGATAAAATTGTAAATAATAGTTTTTTCATTATAAAAATTGATTTTAGATTAATTTGGGCTGCTAAGGTACAATCAATTTTTACAATGGCAAAAAAAAGTTCCTTTTTCTTAAAAATCAATTTTTTTTAAAGAAAAAAATTATCAAACTCAAATACTTTTCTTTATTTTTGCGTGTAATTAACATTACTTATTAAAATGAAAAAAATTATTTCACTACAAGTTTTCCTATTTGCTACACTTGTTATGTTTGGTCAGCAGTTTACGCTTTCACAAAAAACTATCAATTTAGATGCAGGATTAGGTGGGACCCTTGCAAAGGTTGTTCAGATTACCAATAACAGCAGCACCGATTCCGATTTTACCTGGAACTTACTTAACTCTTCTCTCAAAAACACCTGGGTAGCTACTTTGTGCGACCCTAATGTGTGTCACAATATGCCTTTTAGTTCAAGCAATCCTTTTGTTGTAGGAAAAAATAAAACAAAAACATTTACGCTTGATGTGGAGACTATGAGTGAATGTGGCAGTGGTCAGATAGCTTTGGCTATTATGTTAAATTCAGACCCTACAAAAATTGATACACTAATTTTCAATTTGAAAACCTGGTGTGCAGGCATTGAAGATATGAAATCTAAAACACCCAATGTAATTTTGTATGATGCAGCAGATGCAGTGCAGATATCTGGCATATCAGATTTCAAGCAAGTGAAAATTTTAGATATGAATGGTAGAGCAGTTTCCACACAACAATTAAACGGAAACGATTTACAAAGTATTTCTTTACCTTTGCCCAAAGGTGTATACGTATTTCACTTCGAAAAATTCGGGATTGAAATAAATGTAAAATTTGTAAAGCTATAATATTCGTTTAGCTTTTGAAAAGTTTAAAACTTTCCAAAAGCTAATTCAAAAGTTTGAATCCCTCAACCGATTTAGATAAAGCTTTTACAAAACGGTTTTCGGAATCTTTAGCTTCGTAACGAAGTACGCAGACAATTACTTTATCGCCTTTTAAGCTGCATTTGGTATACAACAGTTGTTTGTGAGCAGGGTATTCACCTCTAAAATAAGCAGTCTGGTTTTGATAGTTATATTCTACTTTGGGGTATTTGCCGGCACCATATAATCCGGGCAAGTACCACTTTGTTACATAATCCTCAATGCCCATTCCTTTCTGGAGTTTTACCTCGGTGATTTCAAAAAATATATTTTTTCCGGGACTGCATCTTAATATAGGGTCATCAGGTTTTATTTTCTTTTCAAAATTATATTTCAAATTATAGTCTTGGGCATTGTCTACTTCAAATAGATACCCCACCTCTTTATCTATATAATAATTGCCCGCAAATTTATCTATTTTTGAAGGGCCATATTTCTCCTCAATCTCTTCAATCGTTTTAATGCCCATCTTAATAGTATCCATGTCGTCCAAATCTTTTAGGGAATCTTCTGCCGTGTCTTTATCCTTAACTAGCTCTTGAGCGTTATTATAATAGTCCCACGTAAAGTATAAGATACCTGTGAGAGATATTATAATTATAAAAGTAATACTGTATTTTTTTAATGATGCCATGTTTATATATTGTTATACAATCCTATCAATTTCCCTACCAATGAATCCCAAGAAAAATTCTTTTTATATTGTTCCACATTCGCTTTCATTAGGTCATGTCTATTGTTGTCATAAAAATCGTCAATACAACTTGCAACTGCCTCGGCATTTGGCTGGCACACATACCCAACTTTGTTGTGCGGAACAAGTTCGGCCAATCCACCCACATCGGTTACCAGCATGGGCACGTCATAATAGTAGGCAATCTGTGTAACACCACTTTGTGTGGCACTATGATAAGGTTGTACTACCATATCGGCGGCACAGAAATAATTAGGTACACGGCTGTTTTGTATAAAATCGGTATGCAGAATAAGGTGTTCCTGCAATTGATATTTTTCTATCAAATCGTAATATGGTTTTGAGTCTTCATAAAACTCACCTGCTATAATAACTTTAATTTTTTTTGATTGTTGGTTGAAGTATTTACTTTTAGTGAGCGATTCTAATAAGATATCTAAACCTTTATATTTTCTGATAAAACCAAAGAACAATAAATAGCGAAAATCTAGATCCAAATCTAATTCTTTCAAAGCTTTTTCCCTAGGTACCGCAGGGCCAAACGAATCGTACATGGGATGCGGATTATATACTTTTGGTTTGCCAGGAAAATGTATATCAATATCGTGCATTACCGATTGCGACATGGTGAGCAAAGCCTCCGTGGCATTAATAAAGTACTTAGTGAAAAGTGTATCGCCAGCCCTTTTTTCGTGGGGTATCAAATTGTCGGCAATGGCCAAAATTTTGGTTTTTTTATTTGATTTCACCAATCGTGCAATGCTGCCCAAACAAGGCCCCATAAAGGGCATCCAAAAACGGAACACCAAAAAATCGTAATTTTGTTTTTTATATTTTAGTCCTTTTGCAAGCCAATTGAAAGGGTTTACCGAATTAAGTTCTGTATTTATTATAATATCTTTAGGAGCAGGTTCGTCGCTATATTGAGTTTTGCCTGGGAATAATATATTGGGATATTGTAGACTAAAATTTAGAATTTCGCAATGATGGCCCAAGTCATTAAAAGTTTTGCATAGTCGTTCATCAAAAGTTGCCAGCCCGCCACGCAAAGGATGTGCAGGCCCCACAATTAATACTTTTAAGGTTTTTTTGTTAATGCTTTTTTCTTCTGTATTTCCCACTCCTGAATATATATATCTTTAAATTTGACAAAAAATTTAATATCTAAAGTTCGCGATTTGCAATGCAGTGTAGCACCATCATCTTTATATTTTGTATAGTCCCTTTTCGCATAGTTACGGGCTATAGCGGCAGAAGCCGAATCTAAACTAATCTTGTTGGTACTGGACATCAGCAAAATTTGGTCATACAAATTTTTTGCTGCGGTAAATGCGTCTGCCTGTTTGCTCATTGAATCCACATTCATGGTCATTTCGCATATATAAAAAAACTCTTGATTGGACGAATGCAACAGCACTAATAAAGGAAGTTTCACTACCCCAAATTTGATAGCCGCCTTTTTAGCATCATCATTGTTGACTGATGCGTTTACTGCTACAAATTTATTCTTAATTGATTTTACAAAGGTATCGCTCTCCATCACCTCTGCACTGAATTTTTCACATTGATGACAGTCATGTGAATTAAAAAATAGGAGCACTGGTTTATTCTCCGTTGCTGCATATTTTATGGCTTTTGCATAATCTTCGTTTTTTAAATAATTTAACTTTTTGCTAGGTTTCTCCGGAGTTTGAGACGCTGCAAATTGGATACTCAATGTGCTTGAGATAAAAAGGAATAGGATAGTTTTGTATATATATATCATACGTAAAAGACAAAACAAAGATAGGAAAGGCGGATTAAGTAGGAGAGAATTTTATGCACACTTAATCCAACTTTTGTAAGTCGTTAAGTTGCTTGTATATGCCTGGTTGCATAATCAACTGGGCATGTGTGCCTTGTTGCACTATTTTTCCTTTGTCCAGTACCGCTATCATGTCAGCATTTTGCACAGTGCTTAGGCGGTGAGCAATCACCAAACTCGTTCTGTTCTGCATCAGTTTATATAATGCGTCTTGCACTATTTTTTCGCTTTCGGTGTCTAAAGCACTGGTGGCTTCGTCAAGTATTAAGATGGGCGGATTTTTTAGCACAGCACGGGCTATAGAAAGCCTTTGCCGTTGCCCACCGCTTAATTTGTTTCCCCGGTCTCCAATCATAGTTTGGTAACCATTTTCCGTTTGCATTATAAAATCGTGGGCATTAGCAATTCGGGCAGCTTGTTCCACTTGTTCTTGCTGTATATGTGGCAATCCAAAAGCTATATTATTATATATACTATCGTTAAATAATATGGCTTCTTGCGATACTACGCCCAGCAAATCTCGCAGACTGTGAAGTTTAAGATCTCTTAAATCGTACCCATCAATTTTCACACATCCTTGGCTGGGGTCATAATAACGTGGAAGCATATCACTCAAAGTAGTTTTACCACTCCCCGAATGCCCTACGAGAGCTACCATCTGCCCCTTTTTAATAGTTAAGTTTATATCTTTTAGCACATAACCTGTATCGCCTTTGGTATAGGCAAAAGAAAGGTTTTCGAAGCTAATTTCTTTTTCAAAACTGTTTATATCAGTTGCATCAGGTTTCTCTATGATATCTTGAGGTACGTCCATAATCGAAAAAATCCTTTCGCCCGATGCAATACCTCGTTGTATGGCGGCAATGGCTCCAGTAATGTTTTTGGCTGGGTCCAATATTCGCATGTAAAATATTATATAGGTGATAAATTGTGCCGCCGTTAAACTCCCTTTATCCTCTAACAACATTGGGCCTACATATAATATAATAATCACGATTACTATATAAGCCATAAACTCAGTAAGCGGTGAAGCTAAATCGCGTCGGTAGAACATTCGCTTAATGGTGCGGGTATAATAAAAATTGAGATTTTCAAATTTCTCTTTTAAATAATGTTGTGCGTTGAATGCTTTAATAATGCGAGTACCTGATATTGTTTCTTCTGTAATAGAAAGTATACTACCCAAAGTATGCTGGCTTTCGATGGAATCTTTCTTGAGCCGTTTACTCATTTGCGAAATCAACAATCCCATTACAGGGAAAAGGATGATGGTAAAAAGGGTAAGTTTAACAGAAAGTACAAAGAGCACAATGAAATATATGATGATCATTAGCGGGTCTTTGAAAGCGGCCTGCAGCG encodes:
- a CDS encoding ABC transporter ATP-binding protein; protein product: MSSQKTYFRILGYARSSLNLIPVYALFAILNIIFGIANIALVIPFLEKIFYKTTAKELPLPHFENFIQYVTDSFNYWFNRAQQEYGSVGSLYFICGLILFSVLMSNICRYMAQRTMLKIRVNVIKNLRQAIYDKITSLDLSFFSNHRKGDLMSSMSNDVQSIEDTVVSSLQAAFKDPLMIIIYFIVLFVLSVKLTLFTIILFPVMGLLISQMSKRLKKDSIESQHTLGSILSITEETISGTRIIKAFNAQHYLKEKFENLNFYYTRTIKRMFYRRDLASPLTEFMAYIVIVIIILYVGPMLLEDKGSLTAAQFITYIIFYMRILDPAKNITGAIAAIQRGIASGERIFSIMDVPQDIIEKPDATDINSFEKEISFENLSFAYTKGDTGYVLKDINLTIKKGQMVALVGHSGSGKTTLSDMLPRYYDPSQGCVKIDGYDLRDLKLHSLRDLLGVVSQEAILFNDSIYNNIAFGLPHIQQEQVEQAARIANAHDFIMQTENGYQTMIGDRGNKLSGGQRQRLSIARAVLKNPPILILDEATSALDTESEKIVQDALYKLMQNRTSLVIAHRLSTVQNADMIAVLDKGKIVQQGTHAQLIMQPGIYKQLNDLQKLD
- a CDS encoding thioredoxin family protein — protein: MSIQFAASQTPEKPSKKLNYLKNEDYAKAIKYAATENKPVLLFFNSHDCHQCEKFSAEVMESDTFVKSIKNKFVAVNASVNNDDAKKAAIKFGVVKLPLLVLLHSSNQEFFYICEMTMNVDSMSKQADAFTAAKNLYDQILLMSSTNKISLDSASAAIARNYAKRDYTKYKDDGATLHCKSRTLDIKFFVKFKDIYIQEWEIQKKKALTKKP
- a CDS encoding T9SS type A sorting domain-containing protein; the encoded protein is MKKLLFTILSALILQAAVAQYYYIPNANAGKNPGGLNADGENPYPAAQNVGWTTLWSGGTGSSLAYTTETALPFAFKFNGNSVTKFTAGNFGSVAFDAGTPSMMPSSYSNLSLPNANIPNNSVNILGIKPQANGAYKSAIMTKTYGNSPNRQFWIWFNFFGEANINAGWTYWAIVLEENSNDIHIVDMKTLCVTTAGLLCTNNVKLSAGIQIDGSTATSVTSSPNLAALQITKNDFTAGDNSYYTFSQGTQPSNDLTCTKINSTPYLILNKAPFTIAADFRNLGSAKATASDLNYSIDGGSAVTAAASSVSIDPLATQTLAHATKWTPTATGTYQIKVWASNINGSNDGKTTNDEATFTVTVVDNFADRVILNEVFTSSTCGPCAPGNKNYDAITAAKDANQFVTVKYQMNFPGSGDPYYTSECGTRLSYYGITSIPRMELDGGWDGNANNYTSSLFDNAQAKPAFMTIGATSSFNFNTISIKADIKPLTGVTSSSLYLFAAICEKMTTKNIKSNGETEFYHVMKKMIPNANGTLLSGLTKDVTTTKNLKFTFPGIYTLAASGAAPIDIKKNHSVEEFSDLEVVLWVQDISTKEVWQAGYTSTTFLGIDQQPNAVQNIQVIPNPTNGLTKVNFGLNEDHNIQVSIIDALGKTMRTFSRGDFTLGFNSFMFDATGMPAGVYFINFNGDNFLSTQKVIVQ
- a CDS encoding T9SS type A sorting domain-containing protein, which translates into the protein MKKIISLQVFLFATLVMFGQQFTLSQKTINLDAGLGGTLAKVVQITNNSSTDSDFTWNLLNSSLKNTWVATLCDPNVCHNMPFSSSNPFVVGKNKTKTFTLDVETMSECGSGQIALAIMLNSDPTKIDTLIFNLKTWCAGIEDMKSKTPNVILYDAADAVQISGISDFKQVKILDMNGRAVSTQQLNGNDLQSISLPLPKGVYVFHFEKFGIEINVKFVKL
- a CDS encoding glycosyltransferase, coding for MGNTEEKSINKKTLKVLIVGPAHPLRGGLATFDERLCKTFNDLGHHCEILNFSLQYPNILFPGKTQYSDEPAPKDIIINTELNSVNPFNWLAKGLKYKKQNYDFLVFRFWMPFMGPCLGSIARLVKSNKKTKILAIADNLIPHEKRAGDTLFTKYFINATEALLTMSQSVMHDIDIHFPGKPKVYNPHPMYDSFGPAVPREKALKELDLDLDFRYLLFFGFIRKYKGLDILLESLTKSKYFNQQSKKIKVIIAGEFYEDSKPYYDLIEKYQLQEHLILHTDFIQNSRVPNYFCAADMVVQPYHSATQSGVTQIAYYYDVPMLVTDVGGLAELVPHNKVGYVCQPNAEAVASCIDDFYDNNRHDLMKANVEQYKKNFSWDSLVGKLIGLYNNI
- a CDS encoding AMP nucleosidase, yielding MNNKENIVKDWLPRYTGTPLDQFGEYILLTNFSNYIELFSKKYKTEIIGKDKPMQTCTHDNITIINFGMGSAMAATVMDLLSAIMPQAVLFLGKCGGLKKTKLGDFILPIAAIRGEGTSNDYLPPEIPALPSFRLQKAVSVNIVKHKCDYWTGTVYTTNRRVWEHDKKFKDYLHDIKAMGIDMETATIFIVGFANGIPHGALLLVSDNPMTPEGVKTSNSDKKVTGEFVAKHLQIGIDSLKELRDSGESVKHLKFE